ATTTGACAGAGATGAATTGGACGGGACAACCACTGTTACCGGAATCATAAAAAGAAATACAAGTAATAAACCTGATTATAAATACACCATTTCCTTTAAAATTGATGGTACCGGGAAAATGTATTCCATAGATCCAAAACTTAAAGTTGGTGACTAATTCTAAATGAATCTATTTGAACCGTATTTTTCGATTTTAACTTCATTTAAGTTTAAAAGGAACGGGGCGCGAGAAAAAAGATATTTATTTGTCTTTATTCTCCTGCTTTTTTCCTTTGACTCATATGGTCAGAACAGAGTCAATATTGACAGCCTCGAGCAAGTTTACAAAGACAAGCAGGTTCCGAACTCAGAACTGTTAGAAGTGCTGAGAATGATCTCTTTCAGTCATCCTGACCCTGACAAAGCACTATTTTACAGCCAAGAACTAATTCAAAATGCTGAAAAGTCTGAAGCAACATACTACAAGTATCTTGGCTATCTGCTCAAAGGAAATGCTCTAAACGAAAAAGGTGATCTAAGTCAAGCCTTAAAAAGTTACTATGAATCAGCAAAAATAACGGAGAAAATCCGGCCATATAATGACTATTACATGGGAGATGTAAGTATTGCGATTGCCGGAGTTTATTCTTCCATGGGGGACCATTCCAATTCGGTTCAATTCTACAAAAAAGCGATTTCAATACACAAAAAAAAAGACAGTCTTAAAAGTTTAGCCAAGGCGCTTGAAAATCTTGGCGATGAATACTTAAATGTTTCAAAACCTGATTCAGCCCTGATCATGTTTGAACAATCCGGTCCGGTATTTAAAAAGCTTGGATACCTACCCGGAATAGCCATGAACATTGGGAACAAAGGAGTAGCCTATATCTATTTAGGTGAAAACGAATTGGCTGAAGTTGAGATCAATCACGCCATGAATATGTTTGAAAAAATGGAGAATTATTATGCCATCTCCAATTTTTTAAATTATTTATCGGATCTGTATTCAAGTCAAGGAGAATTGGATCTCGCTCTAAAATATTCAAAAAGAAGCCTGGAAATTTCTGAAAAATACGGTTTAAAAGGAGAAATCAGCAAGGCGAATCTACAACTCTCCAATTTATATGAAAAGTCAGGAGACCCTGAAACTTCACTCTATTATTATAAAAACCACATAGCTTATAAAGACAGTGTGAATAATATTGCAGCTGTTCAGCAGATGGCAGATATAAGGACAGATTACGAGGTCTCTCAAAAACAGCTGGAAGTAGATTTACTACAGCAGAAACAAAGAATTCAAAGGATCGTTTTGTATTCAATTTTAGGAGCATTTATATTAATTGTTGCATTGGCCTTTGGGCTCTTTAGAAGAAATAAATTTATTGAAAAAACCAAATCCCTTATTGAGATCGAAAGAAACAGATCAGATAAGTTGTTACTCAATATTCTTCCGGAGCAAACCGCGCAAGAACTTAAAGAACATGGAAAAGTAAAAGCCAAAAAATTTGAATCGGTTACAGTTTTGTTTACTGATTTTAAAGGATTCACTGAATTATCTGAAGACCTAAGTCCAGAGGATTTGGTAAAGAGTGTAGACTACTACTATCAAAAATTTGATGAAATCATCAAAGAAAATAGCCTGGAAAAAATTAAAACCATCGGGGATTCTTATATGGCTGCAGCGGGACTTCCTTTTCCACAAAAGGATCATGCTAAAAAGCTTCTTTCGGCGGCCTTTGAAATAGACGCCTTTGTAAAAGAAACTAAATTGAATGGACCGGAAGGCATCAAAAAGTTCGATATTAGAATAGGGCTCAACAGCGGACCCGTAGTAGCCGGAGTTGTTGGCAGTGACAAATTTGCCTATGATATTTGGGGAGACACGGTCAACATTGCCTCAAGAATGGAATCCTCTTCCATTCCCGGTAAAATTAATATTTCAGAAAGTACCTACAGACTCGTAAAGGATGATTTTGACTGCGAGTACAGAGGCGAAATTCAAGTCAAAAACAAGGGTAAACTGAAAATGTATTTCGTTATCGGACCAAAAAATAATATTCAATCGTTTTAATTAATTGATGCTCATCAATTTTTTAATTGATTCAGATCATTTCAATTCTGATTATTAAATTTTAGTTTGCATCTCACGAAACAAATAAAATATTATGTACACCGAAATACAATCCTATCGTATATTCATAGATTCCGGCTCTCATAAAATGAGAAGTTTTACAACCATTAATTTATATGACACTTCTGACAATGTTATTGGTGTACTGCAATTTCATGAAAATGAGATTCAACCCATAGAGTCAAAAGATTTCGAGCATGTCCATTTACAATATCCAATGTCGAGGTTCCAACTTATTGTAGATATTTTAAGAAACGAAAAACCGATCTATATCGGCTACTGGAAAAACCAATATGGCAAATATGGCCGGTTATGCACCGGAAAAGAGCCCGTTGGTGAAGGAGAAGTGGAAACCCCGTTAATTACACCTTAGATTGAAATCAAATAACTTTATGATTCTTTCTTCAAAATCATTCTTTGATAAAAAATTGACACGTTTGGCATGTGTATAACTGTATTTGGTCCAAAATCAGTTGTTTATGCCTGTGTTCCGTATTAAATTAGTATTAACCAAAATAAATTAAAATCAAACCCATGAAAAATTATTTACTCGTAGTATTCACATTTGCCATCTTAATTGGCTTTAATCAAGAGATAAAAAGCCAGGATTGTAATAATCCTGATCCTTCGGGTATGAATACTACTATTTATTTAAAAATACAAGATAATGTCCCAGCCGAATTATCAGAAGACGATTCTATTTACAACTATATTGAGATTTGCGATAACCATAGTACAAATGAAGCTAGTGGTCAAAATGGGATCACGAATTTTACCTCAGATGTTTATAAAAGTTCCTGGTTCTGGTTGAAAAAACGTTATAAAGTAAAATGGATAATTATATACAATGGTGTTCTTGATATCAAGATAAAAGATATTACCCCGAAGAGCGTTTCTCCCTTTGAGTATTTAACAGCTAAAAAGAATTCAAATTCCGGTAAAATCCTCGATTTTAAGGTAAAAAGAAAAAAATATCCAGAAGGTAATACACCTTACAGCATACT
This DNA window, taken from Lutimonas zeaxanthinifaciens, encodes the following:
- a CDS encoding adenylate/guanylate cyclase domain-containing protein, with product MNLFEPYFSILTSFKFKRNGAREKRYLFVFILLLFSFDSYGQNRVNIDSLEQVYKDKQVPNSELLEVLRMISFSHPDPDKALFYSQELIQNAEKSEATYYKYLGYLLKGNALNEKGDLSQALKSYYESAKITEKIRPYNDYYMGDVSIAIAGVYSSMGDHSNSVQFYKKAISIHKKKDSLKSLAKALENLGDEYLNVSKPDSALIMFEQSGPVFKKLGYLPGIAMNIGNKGVAYIYLGENELAEVEINHAMNMFEKMENYYAISNFLNYLSDLYSSQGELDLALKYSKRSLEISEKYGLKGEISKANLQLSNLYEKSGDPETSLYYYKNHIAYKDSVNNIAAVQQMADIRTDYEVSQKQLEVDLLQQKQRIQRIVLYSILGAFILIVALAFGLFRRNKFIEKTKSLIEIERNRSDKLLLNILPEQTAQELKEHGKVKAKKFESVTVLFTDFKGFTELSEDLSPEDLVKSVDYYYQKFDEIIKENSLEKIKTIGDSYMAAAGLPFPQKDHAKKLLSAAFEIDAFVKETKLNGPEGIKKFDIRIGLNSGPVVAGVVGSDKFAYDIWGDTVNIASRMESSSIPGKINISESTYRLVKDDFDCEYRGEIQVKNKGKLKMYFVIGPKNNIQSF